The proteins below are encoded in one region of Rana temporaria chromosome 2, aRanTem1.1, whole genome shotgun sequence:
- the LOC120928411 gene encoding zinc finger protein 300-like, whose translation MEAERITHQKVYNGGKSYQCSECDNVFTFKSHLIIHQRVHTGEKPYPCSECDKAFTHKSHLMTHQKIHTGEKLYQCSECDKAFITKGNLIIHQMIHTGDKPYPCSECDKAFTHKSHLMTHQKIHTGEKPYQCSECGKAFTRKTHLMTHQRIHTEDKPYQCSECGKAFTHKSTLTTHQRIHTEEKPYQCFECGKAFTRKTHLMTHQRIHTEEKPYQCSECGKAFTQKSHLMTHQRIHTEEKPYQCSECGKAFTHKSTLMRHQRIHTEEKPYQCSECCKAFSQKSNLITHQRVHTGEKSF comes from the coding sequence ATGGAGGCAGAACGTATCACACACCAGAAGGTTTATAATGGAGGGAAgtcatatcagtgttctgaatgtgacaacgTTTTTACATTTAAGTCTCATCTTATCatacaccagagggttcacactggagagaagccatatccatgttctgaatgtgacaaagcttttacacacAAGTCACACCTTATGACACACCagaagattcacactggagagaagctgtatcagtgttctgaatgtgacaaagcttttataaCCAAGGGTAATCTTATTATACATCAGATGATTCACACTGGAGATAAGCCATATccatgttctgaatgtgacaaagcttttacacacAAGTCACACCTTATGACACACCagaagattcacactggagagaagccatatcaatgttctgaatgtggcaaagcttttacacGTAAGACACACCTTAtgacacaccagaggattcacactgaagataaaccatatcagtgttctgaatgtggcaaagcttttacacaTAAGTCAACCCTTACgacacaccagaggattcacactgaagagaaaccatatcagtgttttgaatgtggcaaagcttttacacGTAAGACACACCTTAtgacacaccagaggattcacactgaagagaaaccatatcagtgttctgaatgtggcaaagcttttacacagaagtcacaccttatgacacaccagaggattcacactgaagagaaaccatatcagtgttctgaatgtggcaaagcttttacacaTAAGTCAACCCTTATgagacaccagaggattcacactgaagagaaaccatatcaatgttctgaatgttGCAAAGCTTTTTCACAGAAGTCAAATCTTATCacacaccagagggttcacactggagagaagtcaTTTTAA